In a genomic window of Myxococcales bacterium:
- a CDS encoding protein kinase, translating into MVFDIDATPLPPPPVDLARPVVAGRYILDGALGEGGMGRVYRAYHRKLGRAFALKVMAPTFREEERLRAQFMDEARLASSMTHPNIVSVTDYGDDVELGAFMVMELLEGAPLDPRARLPLIRACEYLRQIADALEHIHQRGVVHGDLKPENMMVVTETHDGRRRAVVKLLDFGLARRIGRSDRDEPLSGTPPYLAPERITGGPATVAADVYALGAVAFELLTGAPPFTGELRQVFEAHLQQPPPTLADRRGEPVDERLEALVVRALAKRPTARHQRVSEFRYELQTAMAMLGLRQRRHTPGAGAQPLLDAFLQSAVPLAVISLDHKVTAANAAFCKMLAVPAEQIEHLDLTTSTLGEAFPDLAEVLDQALAAPYPVERRAIVGTGRARVQVVLWISRGTIPDRALHLFARLNRV; encoded by the coding sequence ATGGTCTTCGATATCGACGCCACCCCGCTCCCACCGCCGCCGGTCGACCTCGCGCGCCCGGTGGTCGCCGGGCGCTACATCCTCGACGGCGCCCTCGGCGAAGGCGGCATGGGCCGCGTCTACCGCGCGTACCACCGCAAGCTCGGGCGCGCGTTCGCGCTCAAGGTCATGGCGCCGACGTTCCGCGAGGAGGAGCGCCTCCGCGCCCAGTTCATGGACGAGGCCCGGCTCGCGAGCTCGATGACCCACCCCAACATCGTGTCGGTGACCGACTACGGCGACGACGTCGAGCTGGGCGCGTTCATGGTCATGGAGCTCCTCGAGGGCGCGCCGCTCGACCCACGCGCGCGCCTGCCGTTGATCCGCGCGTGCGAGTACCTGCGCCAGATCGCAGATGCGCTCGAGCACATCCACCAGCGCGGCGTCGTGCACGGCGACCTCAAGCCCGAGAACATGATGGTCGTGACCGAGACCCACGACGGCCGACGCCGCGCCGTCGTCAAGCTGCTCGACTTCGGGCTGGCCCGTCGGATCGGCCGGAGCGATCGCGACGAGCCGCTGTCGGGCACGCCGCCCTACCTGGCGCCCGAGCGGATCACCGGCGGCCCCGCGACCGTCGCCGCCGACGTCTACGCGCTCGGCGCGGTCGCGTTCGAGCTGCTCACCGGCGCGCCGCCGTTCACCGGTGAGCTGCGGCAGGTGTTCGAGGCCCACCTGCAGCAGCCGCCGCCGACGCTCGCGGACCGCCGCGGCGAGCCGGTCGACGAGCGGCTCGAGGCGCTGGTCGTGCGCGCCCTCGCCAAGCGCCCGACCGCGCGCCACCAGCGCGTCAGCGAGTTCCGCTACGAGCTCCAGACCGCGATGGCGATGCTCGGCCTGCGCCAGCGGCGCCACACGCCCGGCGCGGGCGCGCAGCCGTTGCTCGACGCGTTCTTGCAGTCCGCGGTCCCGCTGGCGGTGATCTCGCTCGATCACAAGGTGACCGCGGCCAACGCGGCGTTCTGCAAGATGCTCGCGGTCCCGGCCGAGCAGATCGAGCACCTCGACCTCACGACCTCGACCCTGGGCGAGGCGTTCCCCGACCTGGCCGAGGTGCTGGACCAGGCGCTGGCCGCGCCGTACCCGGTCGAGCGCCGCGCCATCGTCGGCACGGGCCGGGCGCGCGTGCAGGTCGTGCTTTGGATCAGCCGCGGCACGATCCCCGACCGGGCGCTGCACCTGTTCGCGCGGCTCAACCGGGTGTGA
- a CDS encoding FHA domain-containing protein: MSRRSRTASTVPTAHRDRAASAAPDDDAAPPPGEPGTGCGVCRRDLTGALVCRRCLRRLTVPAGMSSEQIAVVHAESTGAALVDVWGNHHALARTTTIGRALAAELQILHGTISRYHATIAWTSGGWWLTDLRSTNGSGLGATSVTGPVQLRPGQRVAFGDVAMFFVETARSTAGLPGNRDHATATLHAAAPPEALGDSLELVETPSGAGLIVFADGRPEVCLTWMQLELLRALCRRRREDAQAPPERRGFVATTALLGALPWDSVRPHADHVKQLVRRVRRLLADARADLEIESRRHLGYRVGPRG, translated from the coding sequence ATGAGCCGCCGCAGCCGCACCGCGTCGACCGTCCCGACCGCGCACCGCGACCGCGCGGCCTCCGCCGCGCCCGACGACGACGCCGCGCCACCGCCCGGGGAGCCCGGCACCGGCTGCGGGGTCTGCCGCCGCGACCTCACGGGCGCGCTGGTGTGCCGGCGCTGCCTCCGTCGGCTGACCGTGCCCGCCGGCATGTCGAGCGAGCAGATCGCGGTCGTCCACGCCGAGTCGACCGGCGCCGCGCTGGTCGACGTGTGGGGCAACCACCACGCCCTCGCGCGCACGACCACCATCGGGCGCGCGCTCGCCGCCGAGCTCCAGATCCTCCACGGCACGATCTCGCGCTACCACGCCACGATCGCGTGGACCTCCGGCGGGTGGTGGCTGACCGATCTCCGCAGCACGAACGGCTCGGGGCTCGGCGCGACGTCGGTGACCGGCCCGGTCCAGCTGCGCCCGGGCCAGCGCGTGGCGTTCGGCGACGTCGCGATGTTCTTCGTCGAGACGGCCCGGTCGACCGCCGGCCTCCCCGGCAACCGCGACCACGCGACCGCGACCTTGCACGCCGCGGCGCCGCCCGAGGCGCTCGGCGATTCGCTCGAGCTGGTCGAGACGCCCAGCGGCGCGGGCCTGATCGTGTTCGCCGATGGTCGGCCCGAGGTCTGCCTGACCTGGATGCAGCTCGAGCTCCTGCGCGCGCTGTGCCGCCGTCGGCGCGAGGACGCGCAGGCCCCACCCGAGCGGCGCGGGTTCGTCGCGACGACCGCGCTCCTCGGCGCCCTGCCGTGGGACTCGGTGCGGCCCCACGCCGACCACGTCAAGCAGCTGGTCCGACGGGTCCGCCGGCTGCTCGCCGACGCTCGCGCCGATCTGGAGATCGAGTCGCGCCGCCACCTCGGCTACCGGGTCGGTCCGCGCGGATGA